The DNA window GGGAGGGTACGGAAAACTTTATCTGAACGCCAGAAGAAGTGGCAGAGGACACTGTATGCTACTAACAATAGAAATGCCTTTTTCTGAAAGTTACCAAAGCAAGCTTGAAATCTGCATCAAGCGAGCTCCAGTTACCAGGACACTCAAACAGGGAATTGATTTAGCATCTGAAGTCATTTACAGTTTTTTACATCAGTAGGTCTTCCTACGGCTGCCCTTCAGCTGTCTCGGATAAGGTTGGTTGGTTCACTCAAAACATACTTGGGCAGTTCATACTTGGCACCTGACATGTCAAAGAGGCCTGTTAACAAATGAATTGTGGAGTAAAAGAAGGCAGATAAATAAGGATAAAGTCGCACCCCTTTCATCATAGCAGAGAGTCAGATCAGCATTAGAAACGATTATGCCTGCACTTTCCACAATAGCCTGGGCATGGGATACCTCAGATTCTGATGCTACTCGAAGGGCATCCCAAATTTCTGTTCAAGACTCGAAATGTTTAGTGCAAGGACGATAGACAAGGGCAACTAGAAATCTAAACAATAATGCATCCAAGAAGGAAAAAATGATGAATTAGCTCAAGTACGATGCAGACAAGATGGGAAGACACATGAAGAAagcaaaaatatgaaaaattaccTTTTTGACCACCATAGTGAGGAGCTGTGTCCCAAAACTCGTCGCGCATCTGCCTGAGCTGGGCCACCGTTATCGGTTGGGAATGCTTCCAGAGCTTGGGCTTCCTGACTTTCTTAGTACCATCTGCATATTATAGTATAAACCTCAACAAATAAGATGACCAGTGAAGCATGCAAAATCTCCAAAGGTGATCGCTATCGCATTAAAATTTGTATATTTGAATAGCTGAAACAGtaaaatgcaaaaaaaaaatgaacaCACAACAAAATCGTGAAATGTACATACAATGAAGTAAACAATTCAGTTCTGTCCTTGCATATGGTTTGATAAAATACTATCTTTAGACTTATTCTTCCTAGTTCCTACCATTAATCTTTGTGTTAGTTAGCTACTTTGTTGCTTGCTATGTAGTTAACACACATATATATCCTTCCTGCAATTGTGTTTTTGGTATCAATTAGCTACTTTAGTGATTGTGCAATGTAATCAGCTACTTATCCAGGAACCAGGAGTGTAACTGGTATATGACAGAGAATAAGCTGTAAATGCAATACTTGAACAGTATTCATCAATAAAACCAGAAAATAAGCTACTGCACTTAGCTGAATCCATAACAGTGCAACTCTATGCAATGTACATAAATAAGAAATGCAATGTACATAAATAAGAAAAATTGCATGCATGTGCTATCTTCCGTGTAATATAGAAATATACCATCCACATAATAACACACACTTAAAAGTTATTTTGCAATATGCTACATAAGGCATAAAAAATCAGAACTATGAGCCACCATTAAGATTTGAGTAGCTGTGCACATGCCTCAGATAAAGGAACAGGCAGATC is part of the Panicum hallii strain FIL2 chromosome 2, PHallii_v3.1, whole genome shotgun sequence genome and encodes:
- the LOC112880246 gene encoding ubiquitin domain-containing protein 2-like, which encodes MGCAGSTPATKETGGSSDGTKKVRKPKLWKHSQPITVAQLRQMRDEFWDTAPHYGGQKEIWDALRVASESEVSHAQAIVESAGIIVSNADLTLCYDERGAKYELPKYVLSEPTNLIRDS